The Acidobacteriota bacterium DNA window GGAAACGCTGCGCGGCCCGGTCATCCTGGAAGACCTGCAGGCCGAAGTGCTGCGGGCCTATTCCAGGAGCGGGACCATCCGCCTGATCAGCCGCGTCCAGCCGGGGGAGACGGTGCAGTTGTCGACCGATTACGGTGAGGTCGAATGCGATCTGGCGTCGGGGCTTGACTTGCAACTCAGCGTTACCACAGGGGGCACCGTGAGTTGGGACGGATACCCCTCAGCCTTCGGCAAGCTGGAACGGAGCCTGGGCCGGGCCAAGCGGGCCTCCACCCTGCAGATCGCCAGCCACGCCGGCGACGTCTCCATCCGCCAGGGTGACGAAGCCCGCCTGCTCGAGGGCGGCGCCGACGAAGCTGGCCCTGCTGCCACGGACCGGCCTCCGCCCGTCCCGGCTTCCCAGCCGCCCGCCCTGCGTCCGCCGCAGCCCGAAGCTGCTCCTCAAGGTGCTGAGGGCGATCAGCAGGACGTTCCTGAGGAGGGGGTTTTCCGCGTCAACGTCGACCGCGTCAGGCTCAACGCCGTGGTACGGCACCAGGAGACGGGCGCCCTGCAAGCCGGGCTGAAGGCCGAAGACTTCCGCCTGTGGGAGGACGGAGTCGAGCAGCCCCTGACCAACTTCATGTCCGGCCAGGAGCCCTTTCACCTGCTCTTGCTGCTGGATGTCAGCGGCTCCACCGCCGACTATATCCGTCTGCTGCGCCAGGCCACCGTCAGGTTCATCGAGCAGATGCGCCCCAGCGACCGCATCGCGGTGGCCACCTTCAGCCAGCAGGTGCGATGGATATCGGGATTCACTCAAGACCGCGAACTGCTCAAGCGGGCCGTCCGCCGCCTGCGTCCCGAAGGAGCCACCGCCCTCTATGAAGCGGTCCACCAGGCCTTGGGCAGGCTGGGTCAGATCGAAGGACGCAAGGCACTGGTGATTTTCAGCGACGGAGTGGACGACTCGCTGCTGGGCGATTTCGAGTCCGCCCCCGACCGCACCTTCCTGGAAACCTACCAGGCGGCGCTGGAATCGGATTCGATTCTCTACACCATCCACCTCGACACCCAGGATTTCTACGGGTCGGCTCTGGAGGTTTACGGCAACGTCATCGCCGAAATGGCCTATCGCGAAGCCCGCGGTCAACTGCGGCGGCTGGCTCAACTGACGGGAGGACGTCTCTACCAGCCCAGCAACGCCGGCCAGCTTTCCCCCGCCTATGAGGAGATAGCCGAGGAACTGCGCAGCCTCTACACGCTGGCCTACCAGCCTCCCTCCTCTCCCTCGGCGGCCTACAAGCGCATCCAGGTCAAGGTGGCCGGACGGCCTCAACTGGCGGTTCGCCATCGTCGCGGATACTACTGAAGGCGCTCGTCAGGGCCGGCAGAGTTTGGCCCGCAAGCACAGAGTACGATACATTTCCACTTCGAATATGACGAAACACTTCAAACAAGTGCGTTTCGGCAAGCGCCTGCGCGAGGCGGCCTCGGACCCGCGTTTCTTCGAGCAGGTTCACGTCGTCTTCGGCGGAACCGGGGCCGTGGGCGGAGCCATGGCTATGGGCGTGCTCGACTTTTATCGGGAAGCGTTGCGTCACGGGAAACAGGAGGCCGCACCCCACCTGGTGCTGACTGGACATACCCACCGCGAGATACGCGACTTTACCCAAAGCCTCTTCGGCATTCATGAACGCGACTACGGGTGCAAGCCCGAACGCATACCGGAAGTGGGCTACCGCATGGCTTCGGGAGCCGTTATCGAACTGGAAACGCTGTCAATCGACCCCTCCATCCCGGAGATGAAGAACGCGGCCCGCAAGCGCGCCGAAGAGGTGGAGGCCGCCGCCAAGGCCTTCCAGGAGCGCCGTGGGGTCAAGCCGGACGCCTCCATCGAAGAGCGCGTTCAGGTGCTGGCCGAGGCCCTGCAGGCGCAGAGCGCGCATCCCTTCACCAGCTTCCTGCAGGATTTCCGGGGCCGCCGCGGGCTGCCCCGCGAGGGGCGGAGATTTCAGAGCGTGGTGGTCTCCATTCCCCTGGCCAGCGTTGCCACCTATCAGCTCGGCGATCTGGAAAGCTTCGCCGCCGCCATGGGCATACCCGAAGGCAAGCTGCTCTCGGATCTGAAGGAAGTTTACCTGCGGGTCTTCCCCGAGGATCTGGGACACATTTCCCGCCAACTGGCCGAGGAGGTGCTGGTGGCCCACACCACCGGCATCGGAGGCATGTACGACGAAGACCCGGAGGGCGTACGGACCATCCGCCTGGGCTTCGCACACAGCGGGTCGCAGGAAATGCTGCGCACCAAGCAGGTTTTCGCCGAGAAACTGACCGACCTTTACGCCGAGCGGGGGATCCGCATGCTGGTGACCGCCGCCGCCATCGGAATCGACGCCATCCTGCACAAGAAGTCGCCTCCCGTCCAGTCGGCAGCTCGGGGCAAGCTGGCCAAGGCCATGCGGGCCGGCCACGAGGTGATTCCCCAGGCCGACTACGACGGGGGCACCATCCACGTCTATCCGCCTGAGCACGTAGAAATCTCCAATCCCAGCCACCGTGAGCTGGCCTTCAGCGCGGGCGCGCCGCTGGTTTGCGATTACGTGATCAAGAGCGGCGAGAACGGCTATTTCAGCGTCCCCAACGCCGACGCCCTCTACCGGGTGATGCGGGTCGCCTCGGCCAGCGAGTTGGGATTCACCCTGGCCCGCACAGCCGTCTTCGGAGACGATCCCCAGGCGCCCCGCTTCGTCGACAACGTCTGCTACTACACAGAGACCGACAACTCGCGCCAGGTCTTCGACTTGCTGCAACAGCAGCCCCTGCGCTTGAACCAAACCACCGGACTCCAGGCCAAGGCCCTGCAGGACCTGGGATCGCCCAAACATCAGGCCGAATTGCATTTGCTGGGCCTGCTCATCTTGCTCCATCGCCTCAGGACGCTCGATTTTTCCTCCATCGAGCAGCACGTCGACCTGGAGTATTTCGATCCCAACGGCTATTTCGAAGCCCACAGCCGTCCGCTGACGCTGGACCGCGTGGCCGACTGGGATCCCCTGAAGCTGGCCCAACAACTGAAGATCCTGGTGACGGCCCGGGACGAACACGACCTGGAAGGTCTGCGCAGCATCGATTTCCCCCATCATCAGAGGCGCGAGGCGGCCTGGCGCATCCTCAGGGCGGTGCTGCGGGCGGTTTGGGCCATCCCCTCGTTGGGCTCGCCCATCCTTTACCAGGAAGAGGACAAGACCATGATCGCCGCCGGATACTTCCTGGCGCCTATCGACAGGGTGTGGGCTCATGACTACGGGCTCATCAGCTACTTGCGCGAGGAGTATCGCAAGGCCGAGACGGCGCTTGGCCGCGGCCGGGGGATCTCGAGCGACGAGGACTTCCAGCGTTTTTGCGAGTTTCACTTCGCCAACGGGTTCGTCGACCTGCGTCCTCAGGCCACTTTGGTGACCGCCCTCAGCCATCAGGAAGACCTGCGCGGCAAGGTTCACGTTCACCCCGACGAGGACTCGCTGCGTCAGGCCCTCAATGAGCTGGAGCCTTATTCCTACTTCACTAGCAGCGGACTGGTGGCTCTGCTCCTGCGCCTCAAGGGACTGGCCCGCTGGGCCCGCCAGCTCAACTACGAACTGGGCACGGCCAACGGCTTCCGCGTCCACTTCGTCTACGACGAGACGGGACGCGCCCTGCTGGTCCCCGGCGTGGTGGAGGCCTTCCGCATGGTCTCGGAGGGACTGGAGAAGAACACGGGCACCGAAATGCTGGACGGATACTGGGGCTACGAATGAGCAAGTTGCACCCCGATTTCAACTGGAAGCAGGCAGCCCGGCTGATCCTCACCTCGCGACGCATCGACGAGGTGGAGGAAACCCGCCTGGTGCCCGAGAAAAAGGTGCTCTACCAGTTTTCGGCCCGCGGCCATGAACTCATCCAGGTGCTGCTGGGGAGCCTGCTCGATCATCCCCACGATGCCGCCAGCGCCTACTACCGCTCGCGTCCTCTGCTGCTGACGCTGGGCGTGGAAGTGGAGGACGCCATGGCGGGCCCGCTCATGCGCAGCGGAGGCTACAGCGGCGGACGCGACATCGGGGTGGTCTGCAACAAACCCTCCAGCGCGGGCGGGCAGGGGGTCACAGTCCTGCCCATGTCGGGCGACGTGGGCTCGCAGTACACGCCCGCCGCCGGATGGGCCCAATCCATCCTCTACCGCCGCGACGTGCTTGAGGACGAAGCATGGAACGGAGCGGTCACGGTAGTGCTGGGCGGGGAAGGATCGGTGGCCACCAACGGCTTCTGGTCCAGCCTGACCATGGCCACGACGCTCAAGCTGCCGCTGCTTTTCTTCATCGAAGACAACGGCTACGCCATCTCGGTTCCGGCCCATTTGCAGACCCCCGGCGGAAACATCGCCGCTAATCTGGAGTCCTTCGGCAATCTCTCCGTGCTGGAAGGCGACGGCACCGACCCTTATGACTGCGCCGGCAAGATCAAGCAGGCCGTCGAACAGGTGCGCGGCGGGGAGGGACCGGCCCTGATCCGCCTCACCGTCCCCCGCCTGAGCGGACATTCGGGCCAGGACACCCAAGCCTACAAGAGCAGCGAAGAAGTCGAAAAAGAGCGTGAGAGCGACCCGCTGGAGCGGCTCAAGCAGGCGCTGATCCCCTCGCTGCTCTCCGACGACGAGTGGAAGGTGCTGACAGCCGAGGTCGAGGAAGCCGTGGAAGAGGCTCTGGAGAAGGCGCTCGAGCGTCCTCAACCCGAACCTTCGAGCGTCAAGCGCTATCTCTTCGCCGAGGAGGCCCCTGACGGGTCCGTCGAATCCTCGCAGCAAGGCGGACTGGCGGCCGAGGGACACCAGTTTCCAGATTCCTCCAGCGAGCCGCAGCCCGAGGGCAACCGCATCAACATGCTCACCGCCATCCGCAAGACGCTGCAAGCCGAACTCGAAAGCAATCCCAAACTGCTCGTCTTCGGCGAGGACGTGGGGCCCAAGGGAGGCGTCCACGCCGCCACCATGGGCTTGCAGGAGGCCTTCGGCTGCCAGCGCGTCTTCGACACCAGCCTGAGCGAAGAAGGCATCATCGGACGCTCGGTGGGCATGGCCCTGGCCGGACTCATGCCGGTGGCCGAAATCCAGTTCCGCAAGTATGCCGATCCCGCCGCCGAGCAGCTCAACAACTGCGGCACCTTGCGCTGGCGGACCAACAACCGCTTCGCCGCGCCCATCGTGGTGCGAATGCCGGGAGGCTACTTCAAGTGCGGGGACCCCTGGCACAGCGTCTCGGGCGAGGTCCTCTGGGCCCACGCCCCCGGATGGCAGGTGGCCATGCCTTCGAATGCCGAGGACGCGGTGGGACTGCTGCGGGCCGCCATGCGCTCGCCCAATCCCACCATCTTCTTCGAGCACCGCTACCTGCTCGATGCCCCCGTAGCCCGGCGTCCCTACCCCGGCGACCAATATCTGCTGCCTTTCGGACAGGCCGCCCATTTGAGCGAGGGAGATCAATTGACCATCGTGACCTGGGGCGCCATGGTGGAGCGTTGCATGCAAGCGGTGGAACAGTCGGGCAAGGACTGTCACCTGATCGACCTGCGCACCATCTCTCCCTGGGACCAGGAGGCGGTGGTGGAATCGGTGCGCCGCACCATGCGCTGCCTCATCGTCCACGAGGACGGACAGACCGCCGGTTTCGGAGCCGAAATCGCCGCCGTCCTCACCAAGGAGGCCTTTTTCCGCCTCGACGCACCCATTGAACGCATGGCCGTCCCCGACCTGCCCATCCCCCACAACGTGGGACTGATGACCGCCATCCTCCCGGGTGTCGACGCCATCGCCCAGAAGATCGTGGATTTGGTTGAATTTTAACCTCCGGTAGAATGCTCCTATGCCTCAACACGTCA harbors:
- a CDS encoding VWA domain-containing protein, coding for MPLPPILYLALLALLPLSAQGAQEPAPYEGVSIEANRGDQLIIRNHRGRVQVSPGNGSRVEVRYLKHAAREAEGDLQVLLVRHRHRIMLHTYNLGDPAAWTDLQVRIPADLEVSLNSISAQVHVRELKGLVKVETLRGPVILEDLQAEVLRAYSRSGTIRLISRVQPGETVQLSTDYGEVECDLASGLDLQLSVTTGGTVSWDGYPSAFGKLERSLGRAKRASTLQIASHAGDVSIRQGDEARLLEGGADEAGPAATDRPPPVPASQPPALRPPQPEAAPQGAEGDQQDVPEEGVFRVNVDRVRLNAVVRHQETGALQAGLKAEDFRLWEDGVEQPLTNFMSGQEPFHLLLLLDVSGSTADYIRLLRQATVRFIEQMRPSDRIAVATFSQQVRWISGFTQDRELLKRAVRRLRPEGATALYEAVHQALGRLGQIEGRKALVIFSDGVDDSLLGDFESAPDRTFLETYQAALESDSILYTIHLDTQDFYGSALEVYGNVIAEMAYREARGQLRRLAQLTGGRLYQPSNAGQLSPAYEEIAEELRSLYTLAYQPPSSPSAAYKRIQVKVAGRPQLAVRHRRGYY
- a CDS encoding thiamine pyrophosphate-dependent enzyme, whose protein sequence is MSKLHPDFNWKQAARLILTSRRIDEVEETRLVPEKKVLYQFSARGHELIQVLLGSLLDHPHDAASAYYRSRPLLLTLGVEVEDAMAGPLMRSGGYSGGRDIGVVCNKPSSAGGQGVTVLPMSGDVGSQYTPAAGWAQSILYRRDVLEDEAWNGAVTVVLGGEGSVATNGFWSSLTMATTLKLPLLFFIEDNGYAISVPAHLQTPGGNIAANLESFGNLSVLEGDGTDPYDCAGKIKQAVEQVRGGEGPALIRLTVPRLSGHSGQDTQAYKSSEEVEKERESDPLERLKQALIPSLLSDDEWKVLTAEVEEAVEEALEKALERPQPEPSSVKRYLFAEEAPDGSVESSQQGGLAAEGHQFPDSSSEPQPEGNRINMLTAIRKTLQAELESNPKLLVFGEDVGPKGGVHAATMGLQEAFGCQRVFDTSLSEEGIIGRSVGMALAGLMPVAEIQFRKYADPAAEQLNNCGTLRWRTNNRFAAPIVVRMPGGYFKCGDPWHSVSGEVLWAHAPGWQVAMPSNAEDAVGLLRAAMRSPNPTIFFEHRYLLDAPVARRPYPGDQYLLPFGQAAHLSEGDQLTIVTWGAMVERCMQAVEQSGKDCHLIDLRTISPWDQEAVVESVRRTMRCLIVHEDGQTAGFGAEIAAVLTKEAFFRLDAPIERMAVPDLPIPHNVGLMTAILPGVDAIAQKIVDLVEF